The following coding sequences lie in one Polynucleobacter necessarius genomic window:
- the recA gene encoding recombinase RecA, with amino-acid sequence MALDDKKKSASSEFEGMSGDKQKALTAALAQIEKQFGKGSIMRLGDAEISQDIQVVSSGSLGLDIALGVGGLARGRVIEIYGPESSGKTTLTLHAIAEMQKLGGTCAFIDAEHALDVQYASRLGVDVNNLLISQPDTGEQALEIADALVRSGSIDLIVIDSVAALVPKAEIEGDMGDSLPGLQARLMSQALRKLTGAIKRTNTTVIFINQIRMKIGVMFGSPETTTGGNALKFYASMRLDIRRIGSIKKGDEVVGNETRVKVVKNKVSPPFREAIFDIMYGAGISREGEIIDMGVEADIVEKSGSWYSYNGDRIGQGKDNVRDFLKENPEIAKDIEAKIREKLGVKVGSAVVTDVLSEEEEVE; translated from the coding sequence ATGGCCTTAGATGATAAAAAAAAGTCAGCATCCTCAGAATTTGAGGGGATGAGTGGAGACAAGCAAAAGGCGTTAACGGCAGCGTTAGCTCAAATTGAGAAGCAATTTGGCAAAGGCTCAATCATGCGATTGGGTGATGCCGAGATTAGTCAAGATATTCAAGTGGTATCAAGCGGTTCACTCGGTCTAGATATTGCTTTGGGGGTTGGTGGTCTTGCGCGTGGTCGCGTAATTGAAATCTATGGCCCAGAATCATCCGGTAAAACTACATTAACTTTGCACGCTATTGCGGAAATGCAAAAGCTTGGCGGCACTTGCGCCTTTATTGATGCTGAACATGCTTTAGATGTTCAGTACGCATCTCGTTTGGGTGTTGATGTTAATAATTTATTAATCTCTCAACCGGATACCGGTGAGCAAGCTTTAGAAATTGCAGATGCCTTGGTGCGTTCTGGTTCAATCGACTTGATCGTGATTGACTCAGTAGCAGCTTTGGTTCCGAAAGCTGAGATTGAAGGCGATATGGGCGATTCATTGCCGGGCTTGCAGGCTCGTTTGATGAGCCAAGCTTTGCGTAAGTTAACTGGCGCAATTAAGCGTACCAACACTACCGTGATCTTTATTAACCAGATTCGTATGAAGATTGGTGTGATGTTTGGTTCCCCAGAAACTACTACTGGCGGCAATGCACTCAAGTTCTATGCTTCTATGCGTTTAGATATTCGCCGCATCGGCAGCATTAAAAAGGGTGACGAGGTTGTTGGAAATGAAACACGCGTAAAAGTGGTTAAAAACAAGGTTTCCCCTCCGTTCCGTGAGGCTATTTTTGACATTATGTATGGCGCTGGCATTTCTAGAGAAGGCGAAATCATTGATATGGGCGTTGAAGCCGATATCGTGGAAAAGTCTGGTTCCTGGTATAGCTATAACGGTGATCGTATTGGTCAAGGCAAAGACAATGTGCGCGATTTCCTGAAGGAGAATCCTGAGATCGCCAAAGATATAGAAGCGAAGATTCGTGAAAAACTTGGTGTTAAGGTTGGCTCCGCTGTTGTGACAGATGTGCTGAGTGAGGAAGAGGAAGTCGAATAG
- a CDS encoding DUF6641 family protein has translation MSTLDGLKLSTAKKPAHIPQVVFRRNKLSNKLWEQIQLAKSHIDGTSFTVKKFRTVKDVETGLRKSVEVNKRLREWWFKNEAGKVCVSVKYGTKIIELAKGKHSVEVSSADELVKALSTIRQAVEAGELDNQIELASSALKAGFRK, from the coding sequence ATGAGCACATTAGATGGATTGAAATTATCAACAGCAAAAAAGCCAGCACATATTCCACAAGTTGTATTTCGACGCAATAAGCTATCAAACAAACTTTGGGAGCAAATTCAGCTTGCTAAAAGTCACATTGACGGTACTAGCTTTACGGTAAAGAAATTTCGTACAGTTAAGGACGTAGAAACGGGACTACGCAAAAGCGTGGAAGTGAATAAAAGGTTGAGAGAGTGGTGGTTTAAGAATGAGGCTGGTAAGGTTTGTGTGTCTGTTAAGTACGGAACAAAAATCATTGAGCTGGCTAAAGGCAAGCACAGCGTGGAAGTTTCAAGTGCTGACGAGTTGGTAAAAGCACTCTCCACAATTAGGCAAGCGGTAGAAGCGGGAGAACTAGATAATCAAATTGAATTAGCTAGCAGTGCTTTGAAGGCAGGTTTTCGTAAGTAG
- the recX gene encoding recombination regulator RecX, protein MRLLSLREYSRKNLAAKLLESETRRAKLRGEEEEQGPESKVLQIEMVLDDFEARGWLSNERFAEALVRRRGERYGSRRIQDELERAGIDTKQSASLIGALRETEFQRAYELWLRKYGQKAEDQKERARQYRFLASKGFSSDVVTRIIGGQTPD, encoded by the coding sequence TTGCGTCTTTTGTCCCTTCGAGAATATAGTCGCAAGAATCTGGCGGCAAAGTTACTAGAATCCGAAACACGCAGGGCCAAACTAAGAGGCGAGGAAGAAGAACAGGGCCCAGAATCTAAGGTGCTTCAAATTGAGATGGTTTTAGATGATTTTGAAGCCAGGGGGTGGCTATCAAATGAGCGTTTTGCAGAGGCCCTAGTTCGTAGACGTGGCGAGCGCTATGGTAGCCGAAGAATTCAAGATGAATTAGAGAGGGCGGGCATTGATACAAAGCAATCAGCTAGCTTGATTGGGGCCTTGAGAGAAACTGAGTTTCAGCGCGCATACGAGCTTTGGCTCAGAAAATATGGGCAAAAAGCAGAGGACCAAAAAGAACGTGCAAGACAATATCGATTCTTGGCATCAAAAGGATTTAGTTCGGATGTGGTGACCAGAATCATCGGCGGCCAGACCCCCGATTAG
- a CDS encoding AAA family ATPase: MFKDFDERYTPRTINDIVFHSQDAREVIKDCVSGALGFPASGKNGILLYGVNGTGKSALAKLLPDLFEFSFGNEQANFATYVNISQGGDNGAKIIESIKHKAILIPYCNRYNYYVLDEVDNLRIEAMDSLKAAMNIASFQNVFILTTNKLSAVERGVQDRCIRIEFNAAPATAWLDKFKQVLCDYGVTHVTDTDALRIIEMCNGSAREIMLAARQLVVRHYRKNGMPLKLAA; the protein is encoded by the coding sequence ATGTTTAAAGATTTTGACGAACGCTATACACCACGTACGATTAACGACATTGTGTTTCATTCACAAGATGCAAGGGAGGTAATTAAAGACTGTGTAAGTGGAGCATTGGGTTTCCCTGCGAGCGGTAAGAATGGCATATTGCTTTATGGGGTAAATGGCACAGGGAAGTCAGCATTAGCAAAGCTATTACCCGATTTGTTCGAGTTTTCATTTGGCAATGAGCAGGCAAACTTTGCTACTTACGTGAATATTTCACAAGGTGGTGATAACGGTGCAAAAATTATTGAAAGTATTAAGCACAAGGCAATACTTATACCTTACTGTAATCGCTATAACTACTATGTATTAGACGAGGTAGATAACTTGCGAATAGAGGCAATGGATTCGCTAAAAGCGGCAATGAATATTGCTAGCTTTCAAAATGTGTTCATTCTTACAACTAATAAGCTAAGTGCAGTAGAGCGTGGGGTGCAAGATAGGTGCATACGCATTGAATTTAATGCGGCTCCCGCTACAGCTTGGTTGGATAAGTTTAAGCAAGTGCTTTGTGACTATGGGGTAACGCACGTGACAGATACTGACGCATTGAGAATTATTGAAATGTGCAATGGAAGTGCACGTGAAATTATGCTTGCGGCAAGACAGTTGGTAGTGCGTCATTACAGGAAAAATGGAATGCCACTAAAACTAGCCGCGTAG
- a CDS encoding DUF2878 domain-containing protein, with translation MAKFWNFVFFQAGWFACVLGAANKQVFWAVSVTLAYIAFHIWQLNEPKKSCHLLVRALLYGILADTMLMNLGYLNFQDSWPSSYLSPIWMWTLWLLVATTINGSLSWLRGKTLLGVALGAICGPLSYEAGIRMGAGSWGSKGQTIGFVMVGVVWAAVIPLLFYWDGRSSSQSHNHIKKIQLSHV, from the coding sequence ATGGCTAAATTTTGGAACTTTGTCTTTTTTCAGGCGGGCTGGTTTGCCTGTGTGTTGGGTGCAGCCAATAAGCAGGTCTTCTGGGCAGTCTCTGTGACATTGGCCTATATCGCATTTCATATATGGCAACTCAATGAGCCTAAAAAGTCGTGTCATCTACTCGTTAGGGCGCTACTTTATGGAATCTTAGCTGACACAATGCTTATGAATTTGGGGTATTTAAATTTTCAGGACTCTTGGCCTTCCAGCTACCTGTCTCCCATTTGGATGTGGACGCTGTGGCTTTTGGTGGCAACTACTATTAACGGTTCATTATCTTGGCTACGTGGCAAGACCTTATTAGGAGTGGCTTTAGGCGCTATTTGTGGCCCGCTTTCATATGAGGCAGGTATTCGAATGGGAGCCGGGAGTTGGGGTTCTAAGGGTCAAACTATTGGATTCGTTATGGTCGGGGTAGTGTGGGCAGCTGTTATACCATTATTGTTCTATTGGGATGGCCGGTCTTCATCTCAATCCCACAATCACATTAAAAAAATTCAGTTGAGTCATGTGTAA
- a CDS encoding tyrosine-type recombinase/integrase has product MSKQAKTLNQAELRRVLDYIATRKHALRNRAMLLITHLAGLRCGEVSALRYKDVVDAEGKVRHEIRLTGEQTKGGTARTVFISERLRKELKQYVTFFRLCKLEDSNVKFFYSQKRDSDGFTANTCAQYFHYLYKKAGIDGASSHSGRRSFATAIASKGVGIKVLQKLLGHKNIQTTSVYIYASDDMLRKAVELA; this is encoded by the coding sequence ATGTCTAAGCAAGCGAAAACACTAAATCAAGCTGAATTACGCAGAGTGCTTGATTACATCGCAACCCGAAAGCACGCACTAAGAAATAGAGCAATGCTTTTGATTACCCATTTAGCGGGGTTAAGGTGCGGAGAAGTATCTGCTCTTCGCTATAAGGATGTAGTGGATGCTGAAGGCAAAGTAAGGCATGAAATTCGGTTGACTGGGGAACAAACAAAGGGTGGTACGGCAAGAACTGTATTTATTAGCGAACGACTACGCAAAGAGTTGAAGCAGTACGTTACGTTCTTTCGACTATGCAAACTAGAGGATTCAAACGTAAAGTTTTTCTATAGTCAAAAACGGGATAGTGACGGCTTCACTGCAAACACCTGTGCCCAGTACTTTCACTACCTATACAAGAAAGCTGGCATTGATGGTGCAAGCAGTCACAGCGGCAGACGCTCATTTGCCACCGCAATCGCTTCGAAGGGTGTCGGCATAAAGGTTCTACAGAAGCTATTGGGGCACAAAAATATTCAAACTACCAGTGTTTATATCTACGCAAGTGACGATATGCTCCGCAAAGCTGTAGAGCTCGCATAA
- a CDS encoding tyrosine-type recombinase/integrase, producing MRAVVIKPHPIVFDKIERLINKVNGINFEEEFLAKVISEHLAKQKNGKLPTITDAFQIYMNEATSSHRPTFVKHANYHFRSFRDFFGDLTLDELKHWHITEYRDYQLARGLSPTSVRKHNNTLNAMLNMAFKHLDLDRLSPFRALKIRGEGENKRPMPIITTQLIQQVKECLLRNSTPHKLVALIQLNTGFRLSEPLFARLEDCVLEHDIPHLWIRRNALSDRKKTKSSIRAVPLCGVSLDAAKELYKIARRKNSEWFVPHYARDNGNTSCSQIIKKTLKEFDFKSHMFRHAIIDRMKARNDIPTRLAESITGHSSGGSEFNTYGTVGYTLEQKRDVILKVLI from the coding sequence ATGCGAGCTGTCGTAATAAAACCCCACCCAATCGTTTTTGACAAAATTGAACGCTTAATCAACAAAGTTAATGGTATAAACTTTGAAGAAGAGTTTCTTGCCAAAGTAATTAGCGAGCATCTGGCAAAGCAAAAGAATGGCAAATTGCCAACGATTACAGATGCCTTTCAAATCTATATGAATGAAGCAACTTCTTCGCATCGCCCCACATTTGTTAAACACGCTAACTATCACTTTCGTAGTTTTAGAGATTTTTTTGGTGATTTAACTTTAGATGAGTTAAAGCACTGGCACATAACTGAATATAGAGACTATCAACTTGCACGAGGTTTAAGTCCAACCAGCGTTCGCAAACATAACAACACACTAAACGCTATGCTCAATATGGCATTTAAGCATTTAGATTTAGACAGGCTAAGTCCGTTTAGAGCATTGAAGATTAGGGGTGAGGGCGAGAACAAGCGTCCAATGCCAATCATTACCACTCAACTAATCCAACAAGTCAAAGAGTGCTTACTAAGAAACTCAACACCGCATAAGTTAGTGGCACTTATTCAACTCAATACAGGATTTCGTTTATCAGAACCCTTGTTTGCGAGATTGGAAGATTGTGTGCTGGAACACGATATTCCGCATTTGTGGATAAGACGAAATGCGTTAAGTGATAGAAAAAAAACAAAATCCAGTATTCGTGCTGTACCACTTTGCGGCGTTTCACTAGATGCTGCTAAGGAGCTTTATAAGATTGCGAGAAGAAAAAACAGTGAGTGGTTTGTACCGCACTATGCAAGGGACAATGGCAATACAAGCTGTTCTCAAATCATTAAAAAAACACTCAAAGAGTTTGACTTTAAGAGTCATATGTTTAGGCACGCAATCATTGACAGGATGAAAGCAAGAAACGACATACCCACACGCCTAGCTGAAAGTATTACTGGGCATAGCAGTGGGGGTAGTGAGTTCAATACTTATGGAACTGTTGGTTACACACTTGAGCAAAAGCGTGATGTGATTTTGAAGGTATTGATTTAA
- a CDS encoding tetratricopeptide repeat protein — MQENQIDHLFQQGFSLHQQGRLEEAQVIYESILKLQASHFNALQLLGVIFLEKKQFIHSINLITKALQIQDNQAPCYYNLGSAQQGLQQYEEAIARYDKAVAINQEFAKAHHDRGVALQELQRLEEAITSYENAIAIQGSYPEASWNLSLCQLQVGNFHAGWRGYEWRWKNSEISKTAGLRNLKQKLWLGAESLQGKTILLHAEQGFGDTIQFCRFTRLVSQLGAKVILEVQPSLVSLLQNLEGVSKVIARGDPIPECDYQCPLMSLPLALNTDLNNIPGVPKKFITCC, encoded by the coding sequence TTGCAAGAAAATCAAATTGATCATTTGTTTCAGCAGGGCTTTTCTTTGCATCAACAGGGAAGGCTTGAGGAAGCTCAAGTAATTTATGAGTCGATATTGAAATTACAAGCAAGTCACTTTAATGCCTTGCAGCTTTTAGGCGTCATCTTTCTAGAGAAAAAACAATTTATACATTCGATTAACTTGATAACAAAAGCGCTTCAAATCCAAGATAATCAGGCCCCTTGTTATTACAACCTGGGTAGCGCTCAGCAAGGGCTGCAACAATATGAAGAGGCCATCGCTAGATACGATAAAGCGGTTGCTATTAATCAAGAATTTGCAAAGGCACATCACGATCGTGGAGTAGCCCTACAAGAGCTTCAACGTTTAGAGGAGGCTATTACTAGTTACGAGAATGCGATTGCCATCCAGGGCAGTTATCCTGAGGCGAGTTGGAACTTATCTTTGTGTCAGCTGCAGGTGGGAAATTTTCATGCGGGATGGCGTGGGTATGAGTGGCGCTGGAAGAATTCCGAAATCAGTAAAACCGCTGGGCTCAGAAATTTAAAGCAAAAACTGTGGCTTGGTGCCGAATCTCTTCAGGGTAAAACAATCCTTCTGCATGCTGAGCAGGGGTTTGGTGACACCATTCAGTTCTGTCGATTTACTCGGCTAGTTTCTCAATTAGGGGCTAAAGTAATTTTGGAGGTGCAACCATCTTTGGTGAGCCTTCTCCAAAATTTAGAGGGTGTGAGCAAGGTGATTGCAAGGGGGGATCCAATTCCTGAGTGTGATTACCAATGCCCGTTGATGTCCTTGCCATTGGCGCTGAACACTGATCTAAATAATATTCCTGGGGTGCCAAAAAAATTTATCACCTGCTGTTGA